AAAGAGATGGTAGAAACAATGACTGGTGGGGAAAAAATTGTGCCATTACCTTCATCTGATAAAAGAGACAAACAAGAATCTGCTTAGATCAACAACACATTAATTCCTGCTTCATAGCAGCATGAGCAATAACTACCTACCGCTGCATCACAAATATCGTCCTAAATGTTTCGATGATTTAGTTGGTCAAGAGTCAATTGTATCTACACTAAAACAAGCGCTTTTAACAAATCGAATAGCTCCTGCATATCTTTTTTGTGGGCCTAGAGGAACTGGGAAAACATCAAGTGCAAGAATTTTGGCACGTTCCTTAAATTGTCTAGAAACAGAGAAACCTACAATTAAGCCATGCGGGGAATGCAATTTATGTCAAGAAATAGGAAAAGGAATAGCTCTTGATGTTATTGAAATCGATGCAGCATCTAATACAGGTGTTGATAATATCCGTGAATTAATAGAAAAAGCTCAATTTGCACCAGTTCAAGCTCGATGGAAAATCTATGTAATAGATGAATGCCATATGCTTTCAACCGCTGCATTCAATGCACTCCTCAAAACACTTGAAGAGCCACCTTCTAAAACAGTTTTTATTTTAGCCACAACTGATCCTCAAAGAGTATTGCAAACAATTCTGAGTAGATGTCAAAGATTTGATTTCAGAAGAATACCAATGCGATCGTTAATAACTCATTTGCAAGGGATTGCATCAAAAGAAAATATTGACATCGACATTGATTCCATAGAGCTAATTGCCCAGAGAGCTGAAGGTGGACTAAGAGATGCAGAAAGCCTCTTGGATCAATTAAGCCTACTAAAACCTCCAGTTAAATTAGAATCAGTATGGCAACTTCTTGGAGAAGTTCCAGAAAAAGAACTTATAAATATGGCTGCAGCAGTATCAAAAAAAGATCCTATAAGCTTATTAAATATTGTTAGGATGTTATTCGATAATGGGAAAGAACCTATCGATATATTGCAAGGATTTACTTCAATACTTAGAGATTTATTAATAATCAAAGCATTAGGTAGTGATTCTAATTTATGTAACATATCAAATAACTCTTATCCAGAATTAGCGGAAATAGGTAAAACATTAGAATTAGAAAATATTTTATATTGGCAAACATATTTAAAAGGTTCAGAATCACAAATTCGTGCAAGTCTTCAACCTAGACTTTGGCTTGAAGTTCTATTACTTGGGATGTTAAATTCAAATGATATAAATAGAGGATATAAAGATCATAAAGTTGAATTCACTAATCAAAAAGATATCACTAATACAGTTACGCCTAATCAAAAAGATATCACTAATACAATTACGTCTAATCAAGTTAAATTAAATGAGGAGGTAAAGATTATCGAAGCTCCTAATAATAGCAAAGATTTACTCTTAGAAACTTGGAAGAGGATACTTTCTCAAGTTGAATTACCATCAACTAGAATGCTCTTATCACAACAAGCCCAATTAACAGATATAACAAAAAATAAAGCTGAGATTTCAATATCAGAAAATTGGATGGGAATGATACAAAGCAGGAAAGGGATTATTGAAAACGCAATTCAAAAATCAATTGGTGGTACCAGAGAATTAATATTTCAAAAGCAAATAAATAGAAAAGCTCAAGAAGATAAAGATTTAGATAGAGATAAGGACTTATTTAAAAATGATCAGGGCAAAGAACAAAAAGGTAATTTTATTCAAGATGGAAAAACAAATGATAAAAAAGATAATTTAATAACAAAAGAAACTGAGAGCTTTGCCAAATTTTTCAATGGAGAGGTTATTGATGAAATAAAAGATAATGAATAAAAACTTATAAAAAATTTAACCTTTGTGAATTGTTTTGACCCAAACTAAATTCTTAGAGAAGACTGACATTTTAATAGTTATAAAGGGTATAACGAAAAACCAATGTGATAAATAAATGATCGAGATGAATAAGTTAAAGATGGTTGGTGAAGGTATGCTAGGTCCACAGAAACTTCTTTGTCTACAACCTCTATAAAATGCAATACCAGAAATACTAAAGGCTATAAAAGTTAATGGCCAATAAGCTGGTGTAGTTTTAGTAAGAATCGCACTAAATATATCGATAAAAGAAATGACCGGCAAAGCATATTGCAAAAGAAAAAAAGATATTAGGTCTAAATACTGGGAACTATTTAAGTTCTTAGATATAAGCAAAGGCCAGTAATCAAAAAATCGTTGAAGACCACCTTCTGCCCAACGTTTTCTTTGTTTAATCAAAGCATTAAGTGATTCAACACCCTCTTCATGAATAGGTGGATCCCACAAAATTCCAATAGATGCTCCTGTAATCAATAAGCGAAAACTTAAATCCAAGTCATCCGTAACTGTTCCCTCATTAAACCCACCACATTCATCTAAGGCACTTCTTCTTAGGAGTGCGCCATTACCTCTTAATTCAACCACTCCTCCTGCTAATTGACGTCCTTCTTGAATAAGAGTATCCATAGCCATTTCCATGGCTTGACAAGAAGTAAGAAGATTTTGATTAGAATTAACAACTGCTTTTCGTAATTGAACTGCAGACCACTTACCATTCTTTGCAAAAGGAATTAATCGCAATAATATATCGTCAGTAAAATCAGCATCAGCATCCAATATAAAAACCCATTCTCCACCAAGATTTTTTAACGCATAATTCAAAGCAGCTGACTTCCCACCACTCGAACTTCTAGATCTACTTATAACTTGCAAGTTATCGATCTCTTTCTTGCATTTATCTAAAATTGTGGGGGTTGAATCTTTACTTCCATCATCAATAATGCATATCTTTAATTTTTCCAGTGGGTATTTCAATGCTGAAAGTCTTTGAACCAATCTTCCAACTACCGCTTCTTCATCTCTAGCTGAAACTAAAACATCTATAAAAGGCAAATTAATATCTTGAATTTGATTATCATGGAAATCCAAAACCTCATATTCAGACTTTGCTCTTCCAAGCAAAACCACCCTCAATCCATAGATACCCAAGAAAACAGTAAGAATACTCGCAGGAAAAAGGTTTTTAGGCGAATCAACCAAATGAGGCAAAAAGCCTGCTAAAACACAGCAAAACAAAAACAAAAATGATTTGCCTCGTCGGTTTTCTGGATTAACGCAAGCTACTTCCATGGAAATAGAGAGGTTCAACGAGAGACTCTAAGGTGTCTTTCCAAAACTATTTAAAAGATTCATATGATGTTCCTGGGTAGTAATACTTGAGAATCTTTCGGGTAGTCCATCCACGCAAGGCCAAATCAATTGCCCCAGCTTGGGATAAACCAGCACCATGTCCAAATCCTCCTCCCGTAAATTCCCAAACTCCATCTTTTACTTCTTCAACAAAAAAAAGCGTACTAGGTAAATTTTTAAATTTCCTACGAATACCATCTAAACGAAGAACAAGCTTAGACTTATTCATCTTTCCAGCAATTTCTAAGGCTAAAACTCTTCCACTAGGACCACGCTCAAGAACACGAACTATTTTGGGATACTCGTTTTCAGAAAGATTCAAAAGTTTTTTCATATTTTTTGCAGTTACAGTTCTCTTCCACCTAAACAAACGATGACCATTGCCAAAAGCTCCATCTCTTTTCGCTAAAAGCCTTTTGATTTGATCATTATCATCCAAAGGAAGATCAAACTGATTTTTCCATCTTATAGGGCCATCTACAAATGTTCGCAAATAAGGGACAGGAGCAATAGACCAGGCCTCATGACCTGCAGCGCTAACACCACCATTGGTAGCATGATAAACCGCATTAATAGGTTTTCCTTCCCAATTCAAAACCTTCCCATTTGTTTGTTTAATCGCGCGAGCGACTGCTTCAGAGGCACGTGAAGGATCTTTGTAAACCTGACATTGAGTATCAGTGCACAAGTGATATCCATCTATTTCAAAACGATGACTATTAGAGATAGCCCATGTTCTCGCTAAAACTGCCTGAGCAGCTAAAGCATTTGGAGGGGATGAGCTACCAATTTCATGAGGTAGAACACCAAGTAAATACTTTTCAATAGAAACCTTTTCAAGAAATGTCCATGTGCCATATGCATCTGGCTTCAAAAAAAATGGCCCTTGATACAACCCATTCTTCCAAAGCAATCCATCGGGAGCTTCAATAAAAATTTTGCCTGACAAAAAATATTCTCCAAAACCTAATTTCAAAACTGGCTTTACTTCATGAAAAACTTTCTCGCGAAAAACCTTTGATTTTAAGGTTTTAGGCAAAGG
This DNA window, taken from Prochlorococcus sp. MIT 0603, encodes the following:
- a CDS encoding DNA polymerase III subunit gamma/tau → MSNNYLPLHHKYRPKCFDDLVGQESIVSTLKQALLTNRIAPAYLFCGPRGTGKTSSARILARSLNCLETEKPTIKPCGECNLCQEIGKGIALDVIEIDAASNTGVDNIRELIEKAQFAPVQARWKIYVIDECHMLSTAAFNALLKTLEEPPSKTVFILATTDPQRVLQTILSRCQRFDFRRIPMRSLITHLQGIASKENIDIDIDSIELIAQRAEGGLRDAESLLDQLSLLKPPVKLESVWQLLGEVPEKELINMAAAVSKKDPISLLNIVRMLFDNGKEPIDILQGFTSILRDLLIIKALGSDSNLCNISNNSYPELAEIGKTLELENILYWQTYLKGSESQIRASLQPRLWLEVLLLGMLNSNDINRGYKDHKVEFTNQKDITNTVTPNQKDITNTITSNQVKLNEEVKIIEAPNNSKDLLLETWKRILSQVELPSTRMLLSQQAQLTDITKNKAEISISENWMGMIQSRKGIIENAIQKSIGGTRELIFQKQINRKAQEDKDLDRDKDLFKNDQGKEQKGNFIQDGKTNDKKDNLITKETESFAKFFNGEVIDEIKDNE
- a CDS encoding glycosyltransferase; translation: MEVACVNPENRRGKSFLFLFCCVLAGFLPHLVDSPKNLFPASILTVFLGIYGLRVVLLGRAKSEYEVLDFHDNQIQDINLPFIDVLVSARDEEAVVGRLVQRLSALKYPLEKLKICIIDDGSKDSTPTILDKCKKEIDNLQVISRSRSSSGGKSAALNYALKNLGGEWVFILDADADFTDDILLRLIPFAKNGKWSAVQLRKAVVNSNQNLLTSCQAMEMAMDTLIQEGRQLAGGVVELRGNGALLRRSALDECGGFNEGTVTDDLDLSFRLLITGASIGILWDPPIHEEGVESLNALIKQRKRWAEGGLQRFFDYWPLLISKNLNSSQYLDLISFFLLQYALPVISFIDIFSAILTKTTPAYWPLTFIAFSISGIAFYRGCRQRSFCGPSIPSPTIFNLFISIIYLSHWFFVIPFITIKMSVFSKNLVWVKTIHKG
- a CDS encoding SpoIID/LytB domain-containing protein, which codes for MKKLFFKPLLLSSFFLLISTLDNGFKAEELVNDEVISDVYFPTHPKIPKPLSVNDTNALLVSLQAYLGKQDMDTSQVSHLELVSAGTPLLLKDANGLVHKSSKISIGWRKVPLKSSKVFERQVIGPFPSFESAQRISSLLEEDGIVNVIAHPLDWEIWVAKQIPLPKTLKSKVFREKVFHEVKPVLKLGFGEYFLSGKIFIEAPDGLLWKNGLYQGPFFLKPDAYGTWTFLEKVSIEKYLLGVLPHEIGSSSPPNALAAQAVLARTWAISNSHRFEIDGYHLCTDTQCQVYKDPSRASEAVARAIKQTNGKVLNWEGKPINAVYHATNGGVSAAGHEAWSIAPVPYLRTFVDGPIRWKNQFDLPLDDNDQIKRLLAKRDGAFGNGHRLFRWKRTVTAKNMKKLLNLSENEYPKIVRVLERGPSGRVLALEIAGKMNKSKLVLRLDGIRRKFKNLPSTLFFVEEVKDGVWEFTGGGFGHGAGLSQAGAIDLALRGWTTRKILKYYYPGTSYESFK